From the Paenibacillus tianjinensis genome, the window TGAACAGCGCCTGAAGCATTACGCCGAGAGCATCGTAATCAAGAATGTGCGTTCCATGGAACGGCTCTTTGATGAAACCGCATTGTACCTGCACCGCAAACACGCCGATCTGCCGCCGGACAAGCAGGAGCTGATCGAGAAGCTGCATAATCCGGAGGCCGCCTTTGCCGGCAAGCAGATCCTGCTGGTCGATGATGATATGCGCAATATTTTTGCTCTATCGAGTGTGCTTGAAGGGTATAATATGGAGATCAGCTTTGCCCAGAACGGCCGGGAAGCCCTGGAGCATCTGGAGCAGCATCCGGAAACGCAGCTAGTATTCATGGACATCATGATGCCGGAAATGGATGGCTATGAGACCATGAAGCATATCCGGGCAAATCCTGCCTATGACCAGCTTGTCATTATTGCCCTAACCGCTCGCGCCTTGGAAGAGGACCGGGTAAAATGCCTGCAGGCAGGTGCCTCAGACTATATCTCTAAGCCGATCAATACTACACAATTGGTCACAGTACTGAAAGTATGGTTAATCCAATAGCTCTTACACAGCATTTGCCGTAATATTTCAACTCATCATAGGAGGAACTATGGATTATCCTGTAAATATTCTGCTTGTTGACGACCGTCCCGATGAATTTCTCTCTGTTCAAGCCCTGCTTGCGGATAAGCCATACCGGCTGGTTTACGCCTCATCAGGGATGGATGCCCTGAAGTACCTGCTGGAGCAGGAGTTTGCCCTGATTATTATGGATGTCCTGATGCCGGATATGAATGGTTTTGAAACGGCCAAACGGATTAAAATGCGCAAAAAATCAAAGGATATCCCCATTATTTTCCTGACTTCACTAACCTCCGAGCTGGAGAATTATATGATGGCTTATACGGCCGGTGCGATTGATTATTTGACGAAGCCCTTCCATCCCCTTGTCCTGAAGAGCAAGATCGAGGGCTTCGTCCGTATGTACCAGACCCGTAAGGAGCTGCAGCTCAAAACGCAGGAGCTGGAGTCGGCCAATGTGGTGCTCACCGAGCTGAAGGAAACAGCCGAGGTGGCCCTCCGGATCAAAAGCGGCTTTCTCGCCATGATGAGCCATGAAATCCGCACGCCGCTCAATGGTATTATCGCGATGTCAGATATGCTGAGAACCTCGGAGCTGACGCCGGAGGATCTGGAGATGGCCGAAATCATTCATACCAGCGGTCATGCGCTGCTGTCTGTCATCAACCATATTCTTGATTTCACGAAGATCGAATCCGGTAAAATGGAGCTGGACTACGAGCTCTTCAACCTGCATTCCTGCCTTAAAGAAACGATCGACCTGTTCAGGGCGCTGGCCATGGAACGCGACCTGCAGCTGGAAATGTTCATCGATCCGAACATTCCCGCCCTGCTGGTCGGTGATCCAAACCGGCTTAGACAGGTGCTCAACAACCTGATCGGCAACGCAATCAAGTTCACGCCCAGCGGAAGTGTGAAGGTCCATGTCGGCCTCAGGCAGGCGCTGGATGGCGTCCTGCAGCTGGAATTCGTCATTGAGGACACTGGCATTGGGATCCCCGCTGACAAAATGAAATATCTGTTCCAGCCCTTCACCCAGATCGGCGCAACCGTTGACAGCAAGCTCAAGGGAACGGGCCTTGGCCTCTCCATCAGCAAAATGCTGGTGGAGCTAATGGGGGGCACCATCTATGCCCGGCCGGATATGGAACAGGGCGCGGCGTTTGTCTTCACGATCCAGGTCACCGAAGGCAGCCCGGATTAATCTTCGCTGCTCCAAAAAATTAAAACCGCAAGTCTCCGGGACAGGGAGCGCTTGCGGTTTTTCTAATTGCCCGGTTCTCTGCAACTGTTTGCAGAGGGCCGGTTTTGCCGTGAGTTCATTATTTGTTAGGGCAGCCTAAGCCCTTCATAGCTGCTCCGCCCCGGTTGCCTGAACCTCAAGCTTCTTATGGTTCAGCACATTATCCTCCAGCACGGCGAACTTGTCTCCGTATTCTCTGATGATATGCTGCTCTCCCCAGTCGCATAAGGAATCGAGAATGGAGCGCAGTGATTGTCCATAATCACTTAGCTCGTATTCTACTTTGGGCGGAACCTGATTATAGCTGATCCGGTTAACAATGCCGTCCAGCTCCAGCTCCCGGAGCTGCTGGGTAAGCATTTTCTGCGTAATATTCGGCATATGGCGCTTCAAATCACTGGTCCGCATCTTGCCATGCGTCAGATGGCAGAGGATCACGCACTTCCACTTACCGCCGATAACCTCCAGCGTTGCTTCAACAGAAATATTATATTTTTTGGACATAGGATCCTCCTAAAAGTTAGGTTATGGGTACTTTTTAGTACCTATATTACTTTAAAGTACGTACTATCCATTATTGACTGAATAATTCATAATAGCATTTACCGGCCGGTGATTACCATACTGTAGGAGTGGAAAACATGTCCTTAGAACAAAGAAGAAGCACCCTCGCGCTGCTGGCTCTGGCAGTTAGCGCTTTTGCTATCGGAACAACCGAGTTTATCAGTGTTGGCTTGCTGCCGCTCATTGCTGATGACCTGCATATATCCGTAACTGCGGCTGGTCTGACTGTCACATTGTACGCCCTGGGCGTCACCTTCGGCGCCCCCGTCCTGACTTCGCTGACTACAGCGGTATCGCGCAAAACGCTGCTGCTGTCACTGATGGTGCTGTTCATCATCGGCAACAGCCTGGCAGCCGCTGCTGGCGGCATTACCCTGCTGCTGATTGCCCGGGTGTTCTCCGCCCTGTCGCACGGCCTGTTCATGTCGATCGCCTCAACGATTGCTGCCGATCTCGTGCCTGAGAACCGTAAGGCCAGCGCGATTTCGATTATGTTCACCGGCTTGACGGTAGCCACTGTCACAGGTGTACCGCTTGGTACATTTCTCGGCCAGCAGCTGGGCTGGCGGGCCGCTTTTGTCGCCATTGCTGCCATCGGCGTTATCGCGCTGGTTGCCAATCTGATTCTCATTCCATCAGGACTGCGAAAAGGCACCCGTACGCCGCTCAGCGAGCAAGTGAAGCTCGTGACGAACGGCCGGCTGCTGCTTGCTTTTGCCATCACCGCTTTAGGGTACGGCGGAACCTTTGTCGTCTTCACCTACCTGTCTCCGCTGCTGCATGAGATTAGCGGCTTCAAGGAAGAGACTGTCGCGGTTATTCTGCTTGTCTACGGTGTAGCCATTGCCATCGGCAACATGATCGGCGGCAAGGCAGCCAACCATAAGCCAATGAACGCCTTGTTCTATATGTTTGCCCTGCAGGCTGCCGTTCTGCTGGTCTTAACCTTTACGGCCCCGTTTAAAGCCGCAGCCTTGATTACGATCTTCTTCATGGGGCTGCTCGCCTTTATGAATGTGCCCGGGCTGCAGGCTTATGTGGTCATCCTGGCGGACCGGTATGCGCCCAGCGCCAGAGATATCGCCTCAGCTGTTAATATCGCTGCTTTTAATGCAGGCATTGCCATCGGTGCTTATCTCGGAGGATTGGTTACGGATCACATGGGTCTGATTCATACCGCCTGGGTCGGAGCAGTTATGGTGCTCGGGGCAGTGTTTCTTACGGCCTGGAGCCGTGCGCTGGAGCGGAAGGACGAACGGACACTGAAGCATAAAGCCGCATAATCAAACAAGTATTTAATACAGCTTAATTCAGAGCACTAATTACATTACGGAGGTTATTGATAATGACACAGCATACAGCACAGCATCTGCAAGATTGGACAGTATTACAGAACGGGGTGAAGATGCCATGGTTCGGCCTTGGGGTATTCCAGGTAGCCGACGGCGCCGAACTTGTACAGGCGGTGAAGTCCGCCATTGCCCACGGCTACCGCAGCATCGATACTGCGGCAATCTACCAGAATGAGCGGGGAGTGGGACAAGCATTGGCGGAGGCAATGACCGAGAACCAGCTCTCCCGGGAAGATCTCTTTATCACCTCAAAGGTGTGGAATGCTGACCTCGGCTATGAAGCGACAATTGCCGCCTATGAAGCCAGCCTGGAGAAGCTGGGCCTGGATTATCTTGATCTTTACCTCATTCATTGGCCGGTGGAGGGCAAGTACAAGGAAGCCTGGAGAGCGCTCGAAACGCTCTATAAAGCTGGCCGCATCAAGGCGATTGGAGTCAGCAATTTTCAGATTCATCATCTGGAAGATCTGCTGAAGGATGCCGAAATCCGGCCGATGGTCAACCAGGTCGAGCTGCATCCCTACCTGTCCCAGCAGGCGCTGCGAACCTTCTGCAGGGAGCAGGGCATTCAGATTGAAGCCTGGTCGCCGCTGATGCAGGGCGGGCTGCTGGATCAGCCTGACCTGAAAGAGATTGCTGCCAGATACGGCAAGTCGGTTGCCCAGGTCATCCTGCGCTGGGATTTGCAGCACGGCATTGTGACGATTCCGAAGTCGACCAGGGAACAGCGGATTACCGAAAATGCCGCCATCTTTGATTTTGTCCTGAGCGCTGAGGATATGGCCCGGATTGACAGGCTGAACCGCGATCAGCGGGTCGGTCCGGACCCCGACAATTTCAATTTCTGATACGCCGAAAGCCCCTCTTTCTCACGGAGAAGGAGGGGCTTTGTTTGTCGTCCTGCCTGTAAGCCGGTCAGACGCTGCCTACCGCGGCAATCAGTACCGGCAGTACAAGGAAGGAGGCCAGCGTGGTCCAGACAATACAGCGCGAGACCAGCGAAGGTGAGCTGCCGAAGCGTTCAGCCAGCACGACGGAATTAACGGCGACCGGCATGGAGGCCAGGATGAGCAGCACCGAGAACAGCGTGCCGGTGATATTCAGCAGGAGCAGAACGAGCAAGGCGATCAGCGGCGCCAGCAGCAGGCGGACGCTCAGACCCGTCCAGAAGGCAAGCTGCACATTGCGCTCCGTGTGGGCGGCCTTGACCTTGACCATTTGGGCACCGAGGATTGCCAGGACCACCGGCGAATACGCCCCGGCCACCATGGACACCCCTGTGGCCAGCTCTTGCGGCAGCTGCAGGCCGAGCGCCCGCAGCAGAAATGCCAGAATCGCCGCGTAGATGGCCGGCAGGGCGAACACCGATTTCACGGCGCTGCGGACATTAAACTGCGATCTGGCGGCGAAATACACGCCGATCGTATTGACAATGACCATCTGGGCGATGACATAAACAGATGCCTTGTCGAGCCCCAGCTGGCCGAAGGCCAGCAGTACAAGCGGCAGCCCGTAATTCACGCTGTTGGTAAAGGTGGAGATTAGGGTCAGTCCGGCTGCTTCCGGCGGAGCCAGTCTCAGGATCCGGCCGAGCAATACCGCCACGATCCATAAGGACAGCAAGTTCAGCAGCGCAAAGGCGAGCGTCTTATAAATATCATCAAGGGAAATCTCAGCCTTAGCCAGCGTATCCAGAATGATCGCCGGGCTCAAAAAATACAAATAAAGCGTCAGCAACGGCTTAGTATCTAAATTCCGGTAACGGCCCAGCAGCGCACCGGCAGTGACGGGAATGGACAGCGGCACAATGACCTCTACTAGAGTCGACAACACAGTCTGAATCACGGCCAAGACTCCTCTGTTCTATAGTTAATCCTTACTATACCTCCGTACACAGGAGCCGTCTAAGATATGGAAACAATATGCTTAATAGACAATGCCTATGGCAGCACATTACTTCCCAAAAGATAGTATTGTGCTATGATAGACAAAACCATCGTTTCCCCAAGGAGGCTGAATGAATATGAACGGACCCGAGCCGGTCATTCTGACCAAAGGCATACCCGGCGAGCCCTGCCCCATTGCCAAGACACTCGATGTCATCGGAACCAAGTGGACCTTTCTGATTATCCGCGACCTGCTGATTGAGGGTACTCTGCGGTTCAGTGATCTGCTGAAATCGCTGGAGGGAATCAGCCCGAAGACCCTTTCGCTGCGGCTGCGGGAGCTGGAGAACCATGACATCGTTGAACGGACGGTATATCCCGAGGTTCCGCCGCGTGTGGAATACAAGCTGACCCCCAAAGGCAAACAGCTGGAAGGAATTTTTATCGAACTCAAAAGATACGGCCTGGCGCTCTAAAAAAGTTTTAAGCCGCAGCGCAGCGCCAGCACAAAACTAACCTTTTGGAAACTGCATGTCAAAAAGGTAACTACTTCCCTAAAGGAAGTTATGGGAATATACTCTCCTCAAAGAGCAGCACAAATTTATCTTTAGGGGAGGAATTACCATGTTAACAGGACAAAAGGTGATCATTATCGGCGGGAGCTCGGGGATTGGATTGGAGACGGCAAAACGTGCGGCATCACAAGGCGCGGAGCTTATCATTGCCAGCCGCTCCGGGAAAAAGCTGGAGCAGGCCAAGGCAGCTATCGGCGATAACGCGAAGGTCAGCACCTATACGCTGGATGTGACGGATGAGGAGCAGGTGCAGTCTTTTTTTGCGGACACCGGAGCCTTCGATCATCTGGTTGTCAGCGCAGCGGAAACGGGCGGCGGGGCTTTTCTGACTACGCCTACTGGTGCTGCACGCGGGCTGTTTGAGAACAAATTCTGGGGCCAGTACTATGCTGCCAAGTATGGTGCGCCCAAGCTGAACCCTCAGGGGTCCATTACCCTGTTCTCAGGCATTGTGGCCTTCAAAACCATGACCGGCTCATCGGTGCTCGGCGCGGTGAACGCCGCGGTTGCCAATCTGGGGCAGACTTTGGCTCTGGAGCTGGCTCCGCTGCGGGTGAATGTGGTCTCCCCGGGCATTATCGACACCCCTTCCCGGGCAGGAATGCCGGAAGCAGCCCGCAGTGCGTTCTACAGCACTACAGCCGCCAGGCTGCCGGTGCAGCGCATTGGTACAGCAGAGGACGTCGCGGAGGCGGTCCTTTATTTGATTCACAACGGATTTGTAACAGGCACGGTACTGCATGTGGATGGCGGACACCGCCTGGTTTAAGGGCTTATATTTAGTAAAAATCCCTGTTCCCCGGCAAGTGGCCCGGAAACAGGGATTTTTAATTACAATGCTTTGATCTCCAGCAGCTCATATTTAATGACGCCCATTGGAGCATTTACGCTGATAATGTCGCCTACTTTTTTACCGATAAGCTCTTTACCCAGCGGACTCTCGTACGAAATCTTGTTATCCAGCACATCGGCCTCAGCCGGTCCCACCACTCTATATTCGATTCTTTCCGAGTATTCCACATCATTCAGAATCACGATAGAGCCTACGCTCACTGCACTCAGATCCATGCTGCTGGCATCAACGATCTGTGCCTTAGTCAGCATTTTCTCCAGAATCATGATGCGGGTCTCCATGAATGACTGATCTTCCTTGGCCGAGTGGTATTCGCTGTTCTCCTTCAGGTCCCCATAGCTGATCGCCAGCTTAAGACGGGCTGCAAGCTCTTTGCGCCCTACTTCCTTGAGCTCCCTAAGCTCTTCCTCGAGCTTGGCCAACCCTTCTTTGGTCAAGAATACTTCTTCATTGGACATGTTCCACAACTCCTATTTTTGCCTGCTTTATTGTATTCTACCCCATATTTCCTAAACATGCGAAAAAATAAGTGAAGAATACGCTCCGGAGGCGTCCAATCCCTTACACCTTCACTTCCTGCTTGGCGGAAGCAGATTTCTCTGCGGCTGCGGAAGCTCCACCATGACCCCGGCCTGTTCTCAGCAGGAAGGTCAGCGGAATGGCGAGCAGGCCGACCACTGTGGCAATGAGGAAGATGTCCTGCACACTCATTGTCATTCCCTGCGCTTTCAGCAGGGAGCCGGCAGCAGAAGCTGAACCACCTCCCAGCTCCTTCAGATGCACAAGGGACCGCGAGGACAGCAGCGAGCTGAACACTGCAATAGATAGTGCGCCCGTCGCCTGGCGGACCCAGTTCGTCACAGATGAGGCATGCCCGGTAATCGGTTTGGGCACGGCAGACATCCCGGCATTAGTCACGGGCATAAAGGCCAGGGCGATCCCTACATTGCGCAGCGTCATTAGCAGGGCAATATACGTATGGGTAGCCGCCATTGTAATGTGGCTGAGCTCCCAGGTTGAAAGGCTAAGCAGCAGAATACCGCCGAGAATCAGCCAGAACGGGCCGACCCTGGAATACAGCTTGCCGACCACGGGCGATAATACCGCCATGGCGATGGAGCCGGGCAGCAGCACCAGAGCTGTCTTCAGCGGAGTAGACTCCTGGATATCCTGCAGGAAGACCGGAATCAGGAACGTCCCGGAATAGAGGGCGACGGTGATGATGCAATTAATGATCAGACTGTACGTGAAGCGGTTCTGCCGAAAGACCGTCAGATTCAGCAGCGGCTCCTTCAGCGACAGCTCTCTGCGGATGAAATAAGCCAGGGTGATGCACCCGGTAACCAGCAGCGAGAGCGTCTTCCAGGAAGTCCAGCCCCACGCGTTCCCTTTATTAAAGGCCAGAATAATGAAGGCACTGCTGAGAATAACCGTTACAAATCCCGGCAGATCAAAGCTCTTGGACTCACTGGCGCTCCGCTGGAAGGGCAGGCATTTAAGGGCTACTGCAATGGCAATAATCCCTATAGGCAGATTAATGAGGAATAGCGATTCCCAGCCGAAATAGCCGGTCAGCCAGCCGCCCAGCGTGGGTCCGAATGCCGGAGCCAGCATGGAAGACAGACTCCACAGGCTCATGGCAAAGGCTTGCTTCTCCTTGGCGATGAACTGATAAATCATGGTCATGGTCGTAGGAATAATCAGCCCCCCGAATACCCCTTGGAGAATCCGGAAGGTAATGAGTGAATGAATACTCCAGGATACGGTACACAGTCCGGAGAACAGGGTAAAACCCGACAAGGCAAACACGTACACATATTTGTAGCTCCACTTGTCGCCAAAATAGCCGACAACCGGAGCCACAACGCCGGTAGCCAGCAGATAACCGGTAATCATCCACTGGACGGTGCTGATTTCCGCATGAAAATCTTTCAGAAATACCGGAAAGGCCACATTAATGGTCGTCGTGCTCAAGATCGCCATAAAATTACCGAAAAATATCGCCAGTATAATAAGCCAGAACGATGAAGCATTTGCCTTTTGCTGATTCAACGGATTCACTTCAACTTTCTCTATAAAATAGGTGTATAATACAATTAATAATATATGTGTATTATACAACTATTGATTTGAAAGTCAATGTGACTTGTTTCATGGTACTTTCAAAACAGCCGGCCATTTTTAACCGTGTGCCTGTATTTTCACTTATACTATGGAGAAGAGTATTGAACAAAGGACTGAATAATCCAATGGATGAAAAAAATCTTGATGCCCTTAACAATGAGATGATGACCCTGATACGCCGTTCCACGCTGGACAAGAAACATGGCGGGCTGGACCGCTCGTCCTATACCCTGCTCCATTATCTCTCCAGACACGATAAGACTGGTGTTAAGGCGCTGGCCGAAGAGCTTGGACTGGACACCTCAACCATCAGCAGACAGACCGCTGTGTTGGAGAGCAAGGAGTATGTCGTGCGGATTCCTGATCCGCAGGATGGAAGATCAAGCTATTTTCAGATTACGGAGCTTGGGACGCAGACCCTGGCCAATGCCCGGCGGCTCCGCCTGCAGCGGTATGAGGAGATTTTCGAAGATTGGTCACCTGAGGAATGCCAAACGTTCCGCTCGTTGCTGGCCAAACTTAACCGTAAGCTGACGGAGTAGCATTCCCCCTTAAAAGGATTGACGAAAGCAGATTCAGCTGGTAGATTAGATTAAATTAATCATACGGTTCGACTCGGAATTACATTTTAACCAAAGGGGCTGATCCCTATTAACTTTGTTTTCTTTTCCCCTCATTTCCCTAAGAACAGTGCCGATTTCTGTACCCAGCTGCAGCGCCGGGGGGTCATCGTGCTCGGGATTGGTGATGCCGAATACGCCCATTTAGAGGACAAGCTGCAGCTCGCGCTTACGGAATATTACAAAGTGTCTGATCTGGAGAATTATGAGGAGATTCTGCGGGCCGTCGGCTATTTCACCCATAAATACGGCAAAATCGACCGCTTCGAGTCGCTGAACGAATACTGGCTGGAGCAGGACGCGAAGATCCGGACAGACTTCAACATTTACGGCACGAAGAATGATTTCGTCGCCAACCTGAAGCAGAAGTCCAAGATGAAGGAGTTTTTCCGCAAAAGTGGGGTAAGTACCGTCCAGTTTTCTACCGGAACGACCCGCGACAGTGTAGATGATTTCATCCGCAGTGCCGGATTCCCGCTGGTGGTGAAGCCGGACCTCGGTTCCGGAGCCAGCAATACTTACAAAATCAGCAATGAGGAAGAGCTGCAGCATTTTTTTGATACGAAGCCTGCGGATGTCTCCTTCATTATTGAGGAATTCATTGACGGGGTGATTCTCACCTATGACGGGCTGGTGGATATTAACGGGGAAGTGCGGTTTGCCGTCAGCCATCTGTTCGAGAACAGCGTCATGGAAGTGGTCAACACCGATAACCATCTCTATTATTTCTGCCTGAAGGAGATCAGTCCTGAGGTCGAGGAGGCCGGACGGAGTATCCTGAAGGCTTTTGATATCAGGGAGCGCTTCTTCCATATTGAGCTGTTCAAGTCGAACAAGGATGGCCGGATCATCGCGCTTGAGGTGAATATGCGTCCGCCCGGTGCCTGGATGACTGATGCCATTAACTTCTCGTACGATATCGATGTGTATAAGGAATGGGCGGGCATGATCGCAAATAATGAGGTCGGCGGCCCTTATGAAGGCAAATATTATACCGGCTATGCCAGCCGCAAGAAGCACAAGCATTACACGCACAGCCATGAAGACATTTACCGTACCTACGGCGCGAAAATTGTGAATTACGCCGAGATCGAAGAGGTATTCAGCAGAGCGATGGGAAACAGCGCCTACCAGTTCCGTTCTCCATCCTTAGAGGATGTTAGGGAAATCGTACGGTATATACAACAAGAAGAGGGATAGGATGTGTTAACGGATGAAGACAAGCTACCGCAAGGAATACAGCCGTCACCTGCAGAGGGACATGGAGTATAAAGTATACGGCCACGCCGGCAAACCGATGCTTGTCTTCCCCACCTCGCTCGGCAGATTCTACCAATACGAGGATTCCGGGATGATCGAAACGCTCTCCGGGTTCATCGAGGCCGGCAAGCTGCAGATCTGGGCCTGCGACAGCATCGACGAAGAGACCTTCTTCTCCACCCACTGGAACCATGAGGATAAGGCGATCCGGCATGAACAATACGACAAGTACATTACGCAGGAGCTGATCCCCGGCATCCTCCAAGAGAGCAAAGGGAACAATGGCGGTGACGACCAGAAAATCCTGATCTCAGGCTGCTCCATGGGCGCGTACTACAGCGCCAGCTTCTTTTTCCGTTATCCGCACTTTTTCGATACCTTAATTGCCCTGAGCGGCGTATATTCCACCTATTATTTCTTCGGCGACTATATGAGCGAGAACGTCTACTTCAATTCTCCGCTCCATTATCTGCCCGGCCTGAATGATGAGCATTATCTGGGTCAATACCGCAGCAGCCAGATCATCCTCTGTGTCGGACAAGGAGCCTATGAAGACGAGATGCTTCATGAGACCCGTCTGCTTCAGGACCTGCTGCAGCGCAAGGGCATTCCTGCACGGATTGACTATTGGGGCCATGACGTGAACCATGACTGGCCTTGGTGGAACAGGCAGATTCATTATTATGTCAGCAGCTGCCTGTAATATCCGCCTATCTATATAGCAAAAAGCCCCGGGTTAACGTGCTTACCCCGGGGCTTCCTTGTGTTCCGTTATTCCGGCAGATGCTCTTTGCAGAACTGAGCCAGCTCAGCTTCCTCGTCCTCTTCCAGATCAAACTCCAGCAGCTTGCCGGTCGTCGTTTCCAGCAGGTCATAAGTAACCAGCGCCGCTTCTCCGGCTTCGGCTTTGACAATTGCGCGGATCGAAACACCGTTCTCTTCGTACAGTTCGTCCTCTTCCGGCACATCCAGATGAATGACGAATTCATATCGCTTCCCGCTTAGAATGCCAAAAGGGTCTTTAACATCCTCCACGGTGTAACTCGTAAATGTCAGCACTGCGCATTCCTCTTTTCCTAAATCTCTGCCCAGCTATTGTATCACAAAATCAGGAACCGGCAATGATGCCCGGACAGGGCGGCCTCAGCTTACCCCATCACCGCTGTATCCGCTTTGGTCTTTCTGATCTGCTTGCTGCGCAGCTGGCCGCAGGCGGCGTCGATATCCACACCATGCTCCAGCCGGGTACTTACGCTGACGCCCTGCTTCTTCAGGGTGTCAAAAAAGGCCCGCACCGTCTCCCGCTCCGTCCGCTGGTATTGGCTGTGCTCATCCACCGGGTTGTAAGGAATCAGGTTCACATTCACAAGCTGCCGGCGGTCGCCGATCAGTTCGGCCAGCTCCAGGGCATGCTCCTGGCGGTCATTGATATCCTTCAGCAGAATATACTCCAGCGTAATCCGCCGGTTCGTCTTCTCCAGATAGTAATCAATCGCCGGCATTAATTTC encodes:
- a CDS encoding ATP-grasp domain-containing protein, with the protein product MLGIGDAEYAHLEDKLQLALTEYYKVSDLENYEEILRAVGYFTHKYGKIDRFESLNEYWLEQDAKIRTDFNIYGTKNDFVANLKQKSKMKEFFRKSGVSTVQFSTGTTRDSVDDFIRSAGFPLVVKPDLGSGASNTYKISNEEELQHFFDTKPADVSFIIEEFIDGVILTYDGLVDINGEVRFAVSHLFENSVMEVVNTDNHLYYFCLKEISPEVEEAGRSILKAFDIRERFFHIELFKSNKDGRIIALEVNMRPPGAWMTDAINFSYDIDVYKEWAGMIANNEVGGPYEGKYYTGYASRKKHKHYTHSHEDIYRTYGAKIVNYAEIEEVFSRAMGNSAYQFRSPSLEDVREIVRYIQQEEG
- a CDS encoding esterase family protein is translated as MKTSYRKEYSRHLQRDMEYKVYGHAGKPMLVFPTSLGRFYQYEDSGMIETLSGFIEAGKLQIWACDSIDEETFFSTHWNHEDKAIRHEQYDKYITQELIPGILQESKGNNGGDDQKILISGCSMGAYYSASFFFRYPHFFDTLIALSGVYSTYYFFGDYMSENVYFNSPLHYLPGLNDEHYLGQYRSSQIILCVGQGAYEDEMLHETRLLQDLLQRKGIPARIDYWGHDVNHDWPWWNRQIHYYVSSCL
- a CDS encoding DUF6509 family protein, with product MLTFTSYTVEDVKDPFGILSGKRYEFVIHLDVPEEDELYEENGVSIRAIVKAEAGEAALVTYDLLETTTGKLLEFDLEEDEEAELAQFCKEHLPE